The Streptomyces sp. P9-A4 genome contains a region encoding:
- a CDS encoding M16 family metallopeptidase: protein MPMGHTATAEAGSGGLTATEHRLANGLRVVLSEDHLTPVAAVCLWYDVGSRHEVEGRTGLAHLFEHLMFQGSKQVHGNGHFELVQGAGGSLNGTTSFERTNYFETMPTHQLELALWLEADRMGSLLAALDDESMENQRDVVKNERRQRYDNVPYGTAFEKLTALAYPEGHPYHHTPIGSMADLDAATLEDARNFFRTYYAPNNAVLSVVGDIDPEQTLAWVEKYFGSIPGHDGKPAPRSGDLPEVIGEQLREVVEEEVPARALMAAYRLPHDGTRECDAADLALTVLGGGESSRLHNRLVRRDRTAVAAGFGLLRLAGAPSLGWLDVKTSGGVEVPQIEAAVDEELARFAAEGPTPEEMERAQAQLEREWLDRLGTVAGRADELCRFAVLFGDPQLALTAVDRVLDITAEEVQAAAAAKLRPDNRAVLVYEPLATEQSESDSDEEEGADQ from the coding sequence ATGCCCATGGGTCACACGGCCACGGCCGAGGCCGGCTCCGGCGGCCTGACAGCGACCGAGCACCGGTTGGCGAACGGCCTGCGCGTGGTGCTCTCGGAGGACCACCTGACCCCGGTCGCCGCGGTCTGCCTCTGGTACGACGTCGGCTCGCGCCACGAGGTCGAGGGCCGCACCGGCCTCGCGCACCTCTTCGAGCACCTGATGTTCCAGGGCTCGAAGCAGGTCCACGGGAACGGGCACTTCGAGCTGGTGCAGGGCGCCGGCGGCTCGCTCAACGGCACGACGAGCTTCGAGCGCACCAACTACTTCGAGACCATGCCCACGCACCAGCTGGAGCTCGCGCTCTGGCTGGAGGCCGACCGCATGGGCTCGCTGCTCGCCGCCCTGGACGACGAGTCCATGGAGAACCAGCGGGACGTCGTCAAGAACGAGCGCCGCCAGCGCTACGACAACGTGCCGTACGGCACGGCCTTCGAGAAGCTGACCGCCCTCGCCTACCCGGAGGGCCACCCGTACCACCACACCCCGATCGGCTCCATGGCCGACCTGGACGCGGCCACCCTGGAGGACGCGCGGAACTTCTTCCGCACGTACTACGCCCCGAACAACGCGGTGCTGTCCGTCGTCGGCGACATCGACCCGGAGCAGACCCTCGCCTGGGTCGAGAAGTACTTCGGCTCCATCCCTGGCCACGACGGCAAGCCCGCACCGCGCTCCGGCGACCTCCCCGAGGTCATCGGCGAGCAGCTGCGCGAGGTCGTCGAGGAGGAGGTCCCGGCCCGCGCGCTGATGGCCGCCTACCGGCTGCCGCACGACGGCACGCGCGAGTGCGACGCCGCCGACCTGGCCCTGACGGTGCTCGGCGGCGGCGAGTCCTCCCGCCTTCACAACCGGCTGGTCCGCCGTGACCGCACGGCCGTCGCCGCCGGCTTCGGCCTGCTGCGGCTCGCCGGGGCGCCGTCGCTCGGCTGGCTGGACGTCAAGACGTCCGGTGGCGTCGAGGTCCCGCAGATCGAGGCGGCCGTCGACGAGGAGCTGGCCCGCTTCGCCGCCGAGGGCCCCACGCCCGAGGAGATGGAGCGCGCCCAGGCGCAGTTGGAGCGCGAGTGGCTCGACCGGCTCGGCACCGTCGCGGGCCGCGCCGACGAACTGTGCCGCTTCGCCGTGCTGTTCGGTGACCCGCAGCTCGCCCTGACGGCCGTGGACCGCGTCCTGGACATCACCGCCGAGGAGGTGCAGGCGGCCGCCGCGGCCAAGCTGCGCCCCGACAACCGCGCGGTGCTGGTCTACGAGCCCCTGGCGACCGAACAGAGCGAGAGCGACAGCGACGAGGAAGAGGGGGCGGACCAGTGA
- a CDS encoding M16 family metallopeptidase, whose protein sequence is MDFHPQPAPGVARPWAFPAPDRGALDNGLTLLTSHRPGQQVVAVEIFLPAPLDAEPAGLDGVATIMARALSEGTDQHSAEEFAAELERCGATLDAHADHPGVRVSLEVPVSRLHKALGLLSEALIAPAFLDTEVERLVRNRLDEIPHETANPARRAAKQLSKELFPAESRMSRPRQGTEETVEAIDAAAVRAFFEAHVRPATATAVVVGDLTGVDLDKVLAETLGAWTGEPAEPLPMPPITADDTGRVVIVDRPGAVQTQLLIGRIGADRHARVWPAQVLGSYCLGGTLTSRLDRVLREEKGYTYGVRAFGQVLRSDAEGNGAAMLAISGSIDTPNTGPALDDLWKVLRTLAAEGLTDAERETAVQNLVGVAPLKYETAASVAGTLADQVEQHLPDDYQAQLYARLAETGTVEATAAVVSAFPVDRLVTVLVGDAAQIAEPVRALGIGEVTVVTG, encoded by the coding sequence ATGGACTTCCACCCGCAGCCGGCGCCCGGTGTCGCCCGCCCCTGGGCCTTCCCGGCCCCGGACCGCGGCGCCCTGGACAACGGTCTGACGCTGCTCACCAGCCACCGTCCCGGCCAGCAGGTCGTGGCCGTGGAGATCTTCCTGCCGGCCCCGCTGGACGCCGAGCCCGCCGGGCTCGACGGCGTCGCGACCATCATGGCCCGTGCGCTCTCCGAGGGCACCGACCAGCACAGCGCGGAGGAGTTCGCGGCGGAGCTGGAGCGCTGCGGCGCCACGCTCGACGCGCACGCGGACCACCCGGGCGTACGGGTCTCCCTGGAGGTCCCGGTCTCCCGGCTGCACAAGGCGCTCGGGCTGCTCTCCGAGGCCCTGATCGCCCCGGCGTTCCTGGACACCGAGGTCGAGCGTCTGGTGCGCAACCGGCTGGACGAGATCCCGCACGAGACGGCCAACCCGGCCCGTCGCGCCGCGAAGCAGCTCTCCAAGGAGCTGTTCCCGGCCGAGTCCCGGATGTCCCGGCCGCGCCAGGGCACGGAGGAGACCGTCGAGGCGATCGACGCCGCCGCCGTCCGCGCCTTCTTCGAGGCGCACGTCCGGCCCGCGACGGCCACCGCCGTGGTCGTCGGCGACCTGACCGGCGTCGACCTGGACAAGGTCCTCGCGGAGACCCTGGGCGCCTGGACCGGCGAGCCGGCCGAGCCGCTCCCGATGCCGCCGATCACCGCGGACGACACCGGACGGGTCGTCATCGTGGACCGTCCGGGCGCCGTCCAGACCCAGTTGCTGATCGGCCGCATCGGCGCCGACCGGCACGCCCGCGTCTGGCCGGCCCAGGTGCTGGGCTCGTACTGCCTCGGTGGCACCCTCACCTCGCGACTCGACCGGGTCCTGCGCGAGGAGAAGGGCTACACCTACGGCGTGCGGGCCTTCGGGCAGGTGCTCCGCTCCGACGCCGAGGGGAACGGCGCCGCGATGCTCGCCATCAGCGGTTCCATCGACACTCCCAACACCGGCCCGGCTCTCGACGACCTGTGGAAGGTGCTGCGCACCCTGGCCGCCGAGGGGCTCACGGACGCGGAGCGCGAGACGGCCGTGCAGAACCTGGTGGGCGTCGCGCCGCTCAAGTACGAGACGGCCGCCTCGGTCGCCGGGACGCTCGCCGACCAGGTCGAGCAGCACCTCCCGGACGACTACCAGGCGCAGTTGTACGCGCGCCTGGCCGAGACCGGCACGGTCGAGGCGACCGCGGCCGTGGTCAGCGCCTTCCCGGTGGACCGGCTCGTCACCGTCCTGGTGGGCGACGCGGCCCAGATCGCGGAGCCGGTGCGCGCGCTCGGCATCGGTGAAGTGACGGTCGTGACCGGCTGA
- a CDS encoding M23 family metallopeptidase — protein MAFTRATGKHRAPSRTARRTAGIAGVATLATTGVIGTLASPALAADTDNRSVEDTGLTRVITEDSLADRLNAQADAQDREAFEAAAKAKAQAEAKRKAEARAKEIRQAKERAAREAERRRLASFQLPVDGSYVSTGYKTGGSLWSSGSHSGIDFHAAYGSNVVSVGSGTVVEAGWGGAYGNNIVIRMHDGTYTQYGHLSSIDVHVGQSVEPGQHIGVSGSTGNSTGPHLHFEARTSPDYGSDINPLSYLRARGVNV, from the coding sequence ATGGCGTTCACCCGTGCCACCGGGAAGCATCGTGCTCCGAGCCGGACGGCGCGCCGCACGGCGGGTATCGCCGGCGTCGCGACGCTCGCCACCACCGGCGTCATCGGAACCCTCGCCTCCCCGGCGCTCGCCGCCGACACGGACAACCGCTCCGTCGAGGACACCGGCCTCACCCGGGTCATCACCGAGGACTCCCTCGCGGACCGGCTCAACGCCCAGGCCGACGCCCAGGACCGGGAGGCCTTCGAGGCCGCCGCCAAGGCGAAGGCCCAGGCGGAGGCGAAGCGCAAGGCCGAGGCCCGCGCCAAGGAGATCCGCCAGGCCAAGGAGCGCGCCGCCCGCGAGGCCGAGCGCCGCCGTCTGGCCTCCTTCCAGCTCCCCGTCGACGGCTCGTACGTGTCCACCGGCTACAAGACCGGCGGCTCGCTCTGGTCCTCCGGCAGCCACTCCGGCATCGACTTCCACGCCGCTTACGGCAGCAACGTCGTCTCCGTCGGCTCCGGCACCGTCGTCGAGGCCGGCTGGGGCGGCGCGTACGGCAACAACATCGTCATCCGGATGCACGACGGCACGTACACCCAGTATGGCCACCTGTCCTCCATCGACGTCCACGTCGGCCAGAGCGTCGAGCCCGGCCAGCACATAGGCGTGTCCGGCTCGACCGGCAACTCGACCGGCCCGCACCTCCACTTCGAGGCGCGCACGAGCCCCGACTACGGCTCGGACATCAACCCGCTGTCCTACCTGCGCGCCCGCGGCGTCAACGTCTGA
- a CDS encoding GntR family transcriptional regulator: protein MRIPAHSVCTAIRDDIVSGVFERGSRLTEDLLARRYGVSRVPVREALRTLESEGFVVTRRHAGAQVAEPTEQEAADLLDMRALLEPLGAARAAQRRTEAHLKVLRGLVRLGQERARRGQGEDLRSLGGWFHETLAQASGSPALTALLTQLRHKIAWMYAVEQPERLVEAWAEHGAIVDAVARGDAERARALTALHAERSRALHRLKRPDRGRVRVSQHVVNTASARN, encoded by the coding sequence ATGCGCATTCCCGCGCACTCGGTATGCACGGCGATCCGGGACGACATCGTCTCCGGCGTCTTCGAGCGGGGGAGCCGGCTGACCGAGGACCTGCTCGCCCGTCGGTACGGGGTGTCCCGCGTCCCGGTCCGTGAGGCGCTGCGCACCCTGGAGTCGGAGGGCTTCGTCGTCACCCGCCGTCACGCGGGGGCCCAGGTCGCCGAGCCCACCGAGCAGGAGGCGGCCGATCTGCTCGACATGCGGGCGCTGCTCGAACCGCTGGGGGCGGCGCGGGCGGCCCAGCGACGTACGGAGGCGCATCTCAAGGTCCTCCGCGGCCTGGTCAGGCTAGGTCAGGAGCGGGCCAGGCGCGGCCAGGGCGAGGATCTGCGCTCACTCGGCGGCTGGTTCCACGAGACGCTCGCGCAGGCCTCCGGGAGCCCCGCCCTGACGGCGCTGCTGACCCAGCTACGGCACAAGATCGCCTGGATGTACGCGGTCGAGCAGCCCGAACGACTGGTGGAGGCCTGGGCCGAGCACGGCGCGATCGTGGACGCCGTGGCGCGCGGTGACGCCGAGCGGGCGAGGGCGCTGACGGCGCTGCACGCGGAACGCTCGCGGGCGCTGCACCGGCTCAAGAGGCCGGACCGGGGTCGTGTGAGGGTTTCGCAACATGTCGTCAACACGGCGAGCGCCCGGAATTAA
- a CDS encoding HPr family phosphocarrier protein, with product MAERRVNVGWAEGLHARPASIFVRAATASGVPVTIAKSDGTPVNAASMLAVLGLGAQGGEEIVLASEADGAEVALDRLAKLVAEGLDELPETV from the coding sequence ATGGCTGAGCGCCGCGTCAACGTCGGCTGGGCCGAGGGCCTGCACGCCCGCCCCGCGTCCATCTTCGTCCGTGCCGCCACGGCTTCCGGCGTTCCGGTGACGATCGCCAAGTCCGACGGCACGCCCGTGAACGCCGCCTCCATGCTCGCGGTGCTCGGTCTGGGCGCGCAGGGCGGCGAGGAGATCGTCCTCGCTTCGGAGGCCGACGGCGCCGAGGTCGCGCTGGACCGCCTGGCGAAGCTGGTCGCGGAGGGCCTGGACGAGCTCCCCGAGACCGTCTGA
- a CDS encoding GNAT family N-acetyltransferase gives MQSTSEQSEAADQPDHSYPDHWEADVVLRDGGTARIRPITADDAERLVSFYEQVSDESKYYRFFAPYPRLSAKDVHRFTHHDFVDRVGLAATVGGEFIATVRYDRINDRGLPASAPADEAEVAFLVQDAHQGRGVASALLEHIAAVARERDIRRFAAEVLPANTKMIKVFTDAGYTQKRSFEDGSVRLHLDLEPTDRSLAVQRAREQRAEARSVQRLLTPRSVAVVGAGRAPGGVGRTVLRNLLGAGFTGRVYAVNAALGEGGGSAAGAAEFDGVPAYPSVGAIGEPVDLAIVAVPAERVPEAVADCGEHGVRGLVVLSAGYAESGAAGRERQRELVRQARSYGMRIIGPNAFGIINTATDIRLNASLAPQMPATGRIGLFTQSGAIGIALLAGLHRRGAGLSSFISAGNRADVSGNDFLQHWYDDPGTDVVLLYLESIGNPRKFTRLARRTAAVKPVVVVKGARHSGSAPPGHRVPVTRIPHATVSALLRQAGVIRVDTVTELVDAGLLLAAQPLPAGPRVAILGNSESLGLLTYDACLTEGLRPLRPLDLTTAAEPADFRDALAAALADETSDAVVVNAIPWVGENGATEFGDGEVLAAALREAVASAPAPTKPVVVVHVEMGGLAEALAVATSTRPVQPGRAVGAVTGLRSASPSPSPTPTTPVRAGSGSGPDRASTGPDQAGSGPGQARSGPDHAPSGPGRTPTGPGPAAAEPPSDAVPHPAPPATIPAYPAAERAVRALAEAVRYGQWRRQAAEPGRVPEYEDIDEAGAAALIERVLGGAEADVRGVTLGTEQAGELLARYGIAVLPTLPAPTPDAAVAAAGRLGYPVALKTTAPHLRHRPDLGGVRLDLATEQQLRTAYAELTEVLGKPEELQPVVQAMVPRGVDTVVRSAIDPAVGAVLSFGLSGAASELLGDVAHRLVPATDRDAAELVRSLRTAPLLFGWRGSAPVDTPALEEILLRVSRLVDDHPEVIAVSLEPVVVAPRGLSVLGATVRLAPPSPRTDLGPRSLPNY, from the coding sequence ATGCAGAGCACGTCGGAGCAGTCGGAAGCGGCGGACCAGCCGGACCACAGCTACCCCGACCACTGGGAAGCGGACGTGGTGCTGCGCGACGGAGGCACCGCGCGCATCAGGCCCATCACGGCCGACGACGCCGAGCGGCTCGTCAGCTTCTACGAGCAGGTCTCGGACGAGTCGAAGTACTACCGCTTCTTCGCCCCCTATCCGCGGCTCTCCGCCAAGGACGTCCACCGCTTCACCCACCATGACTTCGTGGACCGGGTGGGCCTCGCGGCGACCGTCGGCGGCGAGTTCATCGCCACCGTGCGCTACGACCGCATCAACGACCGGGGACTGCCCGCCTCCGCCCCGGCCGACGAGGCCGAGGTCGCCTTCCTCGTCCAGGACGCCCACCAGGGGCGCGGAGTCGCCTCCGCCCTGCTCGAACACATCGCGGCCGTCGCGCGCGAGCGGGACATCCGCCGCTTCGCCGCCGAGGTGCTCCCCGCCAACACCAAGATGATCAAGGTCTTCACGGACGCGGGCTACACCCAGAAGCGCAGCTTCGAGGACGGGTCCGTTCGGCTCCACCTCGACCTCGAACCCACCGACCGCTCCCTCGCCGTGCAGCGCGCCCGGGAACAGCGGGCCGAGGCGCGCTCCGTACAACGGCTCCTCACCCCCCGGTCCGTGGCCGTCGTCGGCGCCGGGCGCGCCCCGGGCGGCGTCGGCCGGACCGTACTCCGCAACCTCCTCGGCGCGGGATTCACCGGACGCGTGTACGCGGTCAACGCGGCGCTGGGGGAGGGCGGCGGGAGCGCAGCCGGTGCCGCGGAGTTCGACGGCGTCCCCGCGTACCCCTCCGTCGGCGCCATCGGGGAACCCGTCGACCTCGCGATCGTCGCCGTCCCGGCCGAACGGGTGCCGGAGGCCGTCGCGGACTGCGGCGAGCACGGGGTGCGCGGTCTCGTCGTCCTCTCCGCCGGATACGCCGAGAGCGGGGCGGCCGGACGCGAGCGTCAGCGTGAGCTCGTACGCCAGGCACGCTCGTACGGCATGCGGATCATCGGACCCAACGCCTTCGGGATCATCAACACCGCCACCGACATCCGCCTCAACGCCTCCCTCGCCCCGCAGATGCCGGCCACCGGGCGGATCGGGCTCTTCACCCAGTCCGGCGCGATCGGCATCGCCCTCCTCGCCGGGCTCCACCGGCGGGGTGCGGGCCTCTCCTCCTTCATCTCGGCCGGCAACCGCGCGGACGTCTCCGGCAACGACTTCCTCCAGCACTGGTACGACGATCCAGGGACCGATGTCGTCCTCCTCTACCTGGAGTCCATCGGCAACCCGCGGAAGTTCACCCGCCTCGCCCGCCGTACCGCCGCCGTCAAGCCGGTCGTCGTCGTCAAGGGCGCCCGGCACAGCGGCAGCGCCCCGCCCGGCCACCGCGTCCCGGTCACCCGTATCCCGCACGCCACGGTCTCCGCGCTGCTCCGTCAGGCGGGGGTCATCCGCGTCGACACCGTCACGGAGCTGGTCGACGCCGGGCTGCTCCTCGCCGCCCAGCCGCTGCCCGCCGGGCCCCGGGTCGCGATCCTCGGCAACTCCGAGTCCCTCGGCCTCCTCACGTACGACGCCTGCCTCACCGAAGGGCTGCGCCCGCTGCGGCCGCTCGACCTGACGACGGCGGCGGAGCCCGCGGACTTCCGGGACGCGCTCGCGGCGGCGCTGGCTGACGAGACCTCGGACGCGGTCGTCGTGAACGCGATCCCGTGGGTCGGGGAGAACGGCGCCACCGAGTTCGGCGACGGGGAGGTCCTCGCCGCCGCGCTCAGGGAGGCGGTCGCCTCCGCCCCGGCTCCGACGAAGCCGGTCGTCGTCGTCCACGTCGAGATGGGCGGCCTCGCGGAGGCCCTGGCGGTCGCGACGAGCACGCGGCCGGTGCAGCCGGGACGGGCTGTGGGAGCGGTGACGGGGCTGCGCTCCGCGTCGCCGTCGCCGTCGCCGACGCCGACGACGCCGGTGCGGGCGGGGTCGGGGTCGGGCCCGGACAGGGCCTCCACCGGCCCGGACCAGGCGGGGTCGGGCCCCGGCCAGGCGCGCTCCGGCCCGGACCATGCACCTTCCGGCCCCGGCCGTACCCCCACCGGCCCCGGCCCGGCCGCGGCCGAGCCACCGAGCGATGCCGTCCCGCACCCCGCCCCGCCCGCCACCATCCCCGCCTACCCCGCCGCCGAGCGGGCCGTGCGGGCGTTGGCCGAGGCCGTGCGATACGGGCAGTGGCGGCGGCAGGCGGCCGAGCCGGGGCGGGTGCCCGAGTACGAGGACATCGACGAGGCCGGGGCCGCCGCCCTCATCGAGCGGGTGCTCGGCGGCGCGGAGGCCGACGTCCGGGGGGTGACCCTCGGCACCGAACAGGCCGGGGAACTGCTCGCGCGGTACGGGATCGCCGTCCTGCCGACGCTGCCCGCGCCGACCCCCGACGCGGCGGTCGCCGCGGCCGGCCGGCTCGGCTACCCGGTGGCCCTCAAGACGACCGCCCCGCACCTCCGCCACCGCCCCGACCTCGGCGGCGTACGGCTGGACCTGGCGACGGAGCAACAGCTCCGCACGGCGTACGCGGAGCTGACCGAGGTCCTCGGCAAGCCGGAGGAGCTCCAGCCGGTCGTCCAGGCGATGGTGCCCCGGGGCGTCGACACGGTCGTGCGCTCGGCGATCGACCCGGCCGTCGGCGCGGTCCTCTCCTTCGGTCTCTCGGGCGCGGCGTCGGAACTGCTCGGTGACGTCGCCCACCGACTGGTTCCGGCCACGGACCGGGACGCCGCCGAACTGGTCCGTTCCCTGCGCACCGCACCGCTGCTCTTCGGCTGGCGCGGCTCCGCCCCGGTCGACACCCCGGCTCTGGAGGAGATCCTCCTCAGGGTCTCCCGGCTCGTCGACGACCACCCCGAGGTGATCGCCGTCTCCCTCGAACCGGTGGTCGTGGCTCCCCGCGGACTCTCCGTCCTCGGCGCCACCGTCCGCCTGGCCCCACCGTCACCCCGCACCGACCTCGGGCCCCGCAGCCTGCCGAACTACTGA
- a CDS encoding DUF5998 family protein: MAKSGTTTQGLRAAIERSGYYPALVAEAVEAAVGGEAVASYVVHQETTFDANEVRRHVTVLVLTPHRFIVSHTDEQSADTSSPTPYATTSTESVKLDRISSVVVSRVVANPESYTPGTLPREVVLTIGWGAVSRIDLEPAACGDPNCDADHGYTGNATADDLSLRVSDAGDGPDTVRQTLAFAQALSEAIAATAAPTR; encoded by the coding sequence ATGGCAAAGAGCGGTACGACGACCCAGGGGCTGCGCGCGGCGATCGAGCGCAGCGGCTACTACCCGGCCCTCGTGGCCGAGGCGGTGGAGGCCGCTGTCGGCGGTGAGGCCGTCGCGTCGTACGTGGTGCACCAGGAGACCACCTTCGACGCGAACGAGGTCCGGCGGCACGTCACCGTCCTCGTCCTGACGCCGCACCGCTTCATCGTCAGTCACACCGACGAGCAGTCCGCCGACACCAGCTCCCCGACGCCGTACGCGACGACCTCCACCGAGTCCGTGAAGCTCGACCGGATCTCGTCGGTCGTCGTCAGCCGGGTGGTCGCCAATCCGGAGTCGTACACGCCGGGCACCCTGCCCCGCGAGGTCGTCCTCACCATCGGCTGGGGCGCCGTCTCCCGGATCGACCTGGAGCCCGCCGCCTGCGGCGACCCCAACTGCGACGCCGACCACGGCTACACCGGCAATGCCACCGCCGACGACCTCAGCCTGCGCGTGAGCGACGCCGGGGACGGTCCCGACACCGTCCGGCAGACCCTCGCCTTCGCCCAGGCCCTCTCCGAAGCCATCGCGGCCACCGCCGCCCCGACCCGCTGA
- a CDS encoding alkaline phosphatase family protein, whose amino-acid sequence MVQPTAVTHGWPDDPVPLAPETAPVPEYTFGSLGDVLPTLVAAQGVPGFSPRIAELSPADRNCVFLIDGLGWEQIRAHPDEAPYLTSLLGSSRGGTGRPVTAGFPATTATSLASVGTGRYPGTHGLPGYTVRNPATGELMNQLRWKPWTSPHVWQPYPTVFRLAHEAGIHTAQVSSPIFEQTPLTKVALSGGKFHGRLSGEERMDFAAEQLAAGDRSLVYTYYSELDGAGHRFGIDSDAWRGQLMFVDRLVQRLAEQLPPRAALYVTADHGMVDIPFDEQHRIDFDEDWELRAGVALLGGEGRARHVYAVPGAEADVLTCWREVIGEQFWVASRDEAISLGWFGDEIDERVYGRIGDVVAAAHDDVAITASVNEPHESAMVGMHGSMTPAEQLVPLLEVRS is encoded by the coding sequence ATGGTGCAGCCGACCGCCGTGACCCACGGCTGGCCCGACGACCCGGTTCCGCTCGCCCCGGAGACCGCGCCGGTCCCCGAGTACACCTTCGGCTCCCTCGGCGACGTGCTGCCGACGCTGGTCGCCGCGCAGGGCGTGCCCGGTTTCTCGCCGCGGATAGCCGAGCTGTCGCCCGCCGACCGCAACTGCGTCTTCCTGATCGACGGCCTCGGCTGGGAGCAGATCCGCGCCCACCCGGACGAGGCCCCGTATCTGACCTCGCTCCTCGGTTCCTCGCGCGGCGGTACGGGCCGTCCGGTCACCGCCGGGTTCCCCGCCACCACCGCGACCTCGCTGGCGTCCGTCGGCACCGGCCGTTACCCCGGCACCCACGGGCTGCCCGGCTACACCGTGCGCAACCCGGCCACCGGCGAGTTGATGAACCAGCTGCGCTGGAAGCCCTGGACCTCGCCGCACGTCTGGCAGCCGTACCCCACCGTCTTCCGGCTCGCGCACGAGGCCGGGATCCACACCGCCCAGGTGTCGTCCCCGATCTTCGAGCAGACACCGCTCACCAAGGTCGCGCTTAGTGGCGGAAAGTTTCACGGGCGGCTCTCCGGCGAGGAGCGCATGGACTTCGCCGCCGAGCAGCTCGCCGCCGGAGACCGTTCGCTGGTCTACACGTACTACAGCGAACTCGACGGCGCCGGACACCGCTTCGGCATCGACTCCGACGCCTGGCGCGGCCAGCTGATGTTCGTCGACCGGCTCGTGCAGCGGCTCGCGGAGCAGCTGCCGCCCCGCGCCGCGCTGTACGTCACGGCGGACCACGGCATGGTCGACATCCCCTTCGACGAGCAGCACCGCATCGACTTCGACGAGGACTGGGAGCTGCGCGCCGGCGTCGCCCTCCTCGGCGGCGAGGGACGCGCCCGGCACGTCTACGCCGTGCCTGGCGCCGAGGCGGACGTCCTCACCTGCTGGCGCGAGGTGATCGGCGAGCAGTTCTGGGTGGCGAGCCGCGACGAGGCCATCTCGCTCGGCTGGTTCGGCGACGAGATCGACGAGCGGGTGTACGGGCGGATCGGCGACGTCGTCGCCGCGGCCCACGACGACGTGGCGATCACCGCCTCCGTCAACGAGCCCCACGAGTCCGCGATGGTCGGCATGCACGGGTCCATGACCCCCGCCGAGCAGCTCGTCCCGCTGCTCGAAGTCCGTTCCTGA
- a CDS encoding thymidine kinase: MPELVFFSGTMDCGKSTLALQIAHNRDARGLQGVIFTRDDRAGEGKLSSRLGLVTEAIEAPRDMDVYAYLVAQLSQGGKADYVIVDEAQFLAPEQIDQLARIVDDLGLDVFAFGITTDFRTKLFPGSQRLIELADRIEQLQVEALCWCGARATHNARTVGGVMVVEGEQVVVGDVNRPAEEIGYEVLCRRHHRRHMTSASAHAGALSPDVLPVNG; this comes from the coding sequence ATGCCCGAGCTGGTCTTCTTCTCCGGAACCATGGACTGCGGGAAGAGCACCCTGGCGCTCCAGATCGCCCACAACCGCGACGCGCGGGGGCTCCAGGGCGTGATCTTCACCCGTGACGACCGGGCGGGCGAGGGCAAGCTGTCCTCCCGGCTCGGCCTGGTGACGGAGGCGATCGAGGCCCCGCGGGACATGGACGTGTACGCGTACCTCGTCGCGCAGCTCTCCCAGGGCGGCAAGGCCGACTATGTGATCGTGGACGAGGCGCAGTTCCTCGCCCCCGAGCAGATCGACCAGCTCGCGCGGATCGTCGACGACCTCGGCCTCGACGTCTTCGCCTTCGGCATCACGACGGACTTCCGGACCAAGCTCTTCCCCGGCTCGCAGCGGCTGATCGAGCTGGCGGACCGCATCGAGCAGCTCCAGGTCGAGGCCCTGTGCTGGTGCGGCGCCCGCGCCACCCACAACGCCCGTACGGTCGGCGGCGTGATGGTCGTCGAGGGCGAGCAGGTCGTCGTCGGCGACGTGAACCGCCCGGCGGAGGAGATCGGCTACGAGGTGCTCTGCCGGCGGCACCACCGCCGCCACATGACCTCGGCCTCCGCGCACGCGGGCGCCCTCTCCCCGGACGTCCTGCCGGTCAACGGCTGA